The proteins below come from a single Tenuifilum thalassicum genomic window:
- a CDS encoding type III pantothenate kinase, which translates to MNLVIDIGNTFTKVAVANGQDVKYFQNTLEIEIDELDRIIKEFQPNNCIVSAVGKIPVNTLMWLKQNINVHVAGINTKIPIENKYSTPETLGFDRLALAVGAATLFPNKNVLVIDAGTAITYDFVTKSGVYLGGAISPGLQMRFKALHNFTAKLPLIEKVEKTEIIGTTTQTCVSSGVVNGALFEIDGYIHQISSIYDDCVVVLTGGDSNFLANNLKNSIFVNQYLLIIGLNRILDFNVQNSI; encoded by the coding sequence ATGAACCTAGTAATAGACATTGGGAATACGTTTACCAAAGTTGCTGTTGCAAATGGCCAGGATGTAAAGTATTTTCAAAACACTTTGGAAATAGAGATTGATGAGCTGGATAGGATAATTAAAGAGTTTCAACCTAATAATTGTATTGTATCGGCAGTAGGGAAGATACCAGTTAATACATTGATGTGGCTTAAACAAAATATTAATGTACATGTAGCTGGGATAAATACTAAAATACCAATTGAAAATAAATACTCTACACCAGAAACATTAGGATTTGACAGGCTGGCTCTAGCAGTTGGCGCTGCCACGCTCTTTCCTAATAAAAATGTATTAGTTATTGATGCAGGTACAGCAATTACCTACGATTTCGTAACCAAAAGTGGCGTTTATCTTGGAGGAGCCATCTCACCTGGGTTGCAAATGCGATTTAAGGCTTTACACAATTTTACAGCAAAGCTTCCATTAATTGAAAAAGTAGAAAAAACAGAAATAATAGGGACTACTACACAAACTTGTGTGAGCTCGGGTGTGGTGAATGGCGCACTCTTTGAAATTGATGGGTATATACACCAAATTAGCTCTATTTATGATGATTGTGTCGTGGTTTTAACAGGAGGTGATTCAAATTTCTTGGCTAATAACTTAAAAAATAGCATATTTGTGAACCAATATTTATTGATTATAGGTTTAAACAGAATACTTGACTTCAATGTACAGAATAGCATTTAA
- the mfd gene encoding transcription-repair coupling factor yields MSKVSILNEFLEELGSLPEIQELISDKSIFVKGIAGSSFAFTIASIFGRSSSPNIIVLNDKEEAAYLFSDINLLLGGENVYFFPSSYKRSVKYQQVLPEALIQRTDVYNLIRQMGEGKLLKSVIVTYTDALFEKIPTHETLKENTLVITKGERISTEFITEVLFEYGFERTDFVYEPGQFAIRGSIVDIFSFSSSVPYRIDFFGEEVESIRTFDVEDQLSKEILESASIIPNVQENSSEDKRLLTNELPASSMVWIKSPELVLERLKELHEAIKELPSNESASFASPSEIFESFNQHIIRYFGLGSPSKSIKTIEFNTSPQPAFSKNFELLADDIEQKNLNGYRVLLLSENTAQLDRLQKILSNIKPDLHYDTIGQSITEGFIDHTLRVCLYTDHQIFDRYHKYKLKHEFTNKDAISMQELVNLQPGDYVVHIDHGIGKFGGLVKTEVNGKIQEAIRLIYKDNDTLLVNIHNLHKISKYRGKDAEPPKVYKLGTGAWQKLKQRTKAKIKDIAKDLIALYAKRKAQKGFAFSADTYLQQELEASFIYEDTPDQLKATQAVKQDMEDERPMDRLVCGDVGFGKTEVAIRAAFKAVTDSKQVAVLVPTTILALQHYRTFSSRLKDFPCAVEFISRMKTASQQRQIREKLREGKIDILIGTHSILKEASNFKDLGLLIIDEEQKFGVAAKEKIRQFKLNVDTLTLTATPIPRTLQFSLLGARDLSIINTPPPNRYPIQTELHVFNTSIIKEAIEYEVSRGGQVFFVHNRVQNIQEVQNMLHKIVPKIRTTVAHGQMEPAKLEKIMVDFINGDYDVLISTAIIEAGLDIPNANTIIINNAHMFGLSDLHQLRGRVGRSNKKAFCYLLSQPLETLTPEARRRLKAIEEFSELGSGFSIAMQDLDIRGAGNLLGAEQSGFISEIGYETYQRILDEAIEELKVTEFKELFASNEKSTKSDKWVGSNIECQVETDLEVLIPDSYVSNTAERIRLYRELDNMKDETELERFKGELIDRFGQIPKPLNELMSVVKLRWVAVRLGIERLILKNGKVHAYFISNQLSPFYRSAIFERIIQYILKNSSSFTMKEGNEKLVLTIKDISEVNDAIQVFQKMYENVVD; encoded by the coding sequence TTGAGTAAAGTTAGTATTTTAAATGAATTTCTCGAAGAGTTAGGTAGTTTACCAGAAATCCAAGAGCTGATTTCTGACAAATCTATATTTGTCAAAGGCATAGCTGGATCCTCATTTGCGTTTACTATAGCGTCAATTTTTGGTAGAAGTAGTAGTCCAAATATTATTGTTCTTAACGATAAGGAAGAAGCAGCTTATCTGTTTTCTGACATCAACCTACTACTTGGGGGTGAAAATGTTTATTTTTTCCCCTCGTCATATAAGCGTTCAGTTAAATACCAGCAAGTACTTCCCGAGGCGCTAATTCAACGCACCGATGTCTATAACCTGATTCGTCAAATGGGAGAGGGGAAGCTCCTTAAATCTGTTATTGTAACCTATACTGATGCCCTCTTTGAAAAAATACCAACGCATGAAACACTAAAGGAGAACACCTTGGTAATAACAAAAGGGGAACGAATTTCTACAGAATTCATCACCGAGGTGCTCTTTGAGTATGGGTTTGAACGAACCGATTTTGTTTATGAACCAGGCCAGTTTGCAATAAGGGGAAGCATTGTCGATATTTTTTCATTCTCATCATCGGTACCTTACAGAATTGACTTCTTCGGAGAAGAAGTTGAATCTATCAGAACTTTTGATGTTGAGGATCAGCTATCAAAAGAGATATTAGAATCAGCCTCAATCATTCCTAATGTTCAAGAAAATAGTTCAGAAGACAAACGATTATTGACTAATGAGCTTCCTGCTAGCTCAATGGTTTGGATTAAAAGCCCTGAGCTTGTTCTCGAGAGGCTAAAGGAACTCCATGAAGCAATAAAAGAACTTCCATCAAATGAGAGTGCTAGCTTTGCATCACCTTCTGAAATTTTTGAATCGTTTAATCAGCATATAATTCGATATTTTGGATTAGGCTCGCCAAGTAAAAGTATAAAGACCATAGAGTTTAATACATCGCCACAGCCTGCCTTTTCTAAGAATTTTGAGCTTCTAGCTGATGATATAGAGCAAAAGAACCTGAATGGCTACAGAGTATTATTGCTTTCTGAAAACACAGCCCAGCTAGATAGGCTTCAAAAGATACTCTCAAACATAAAGCCCGATTTACATTACGACACTATAGGCCAAAGTATAACCGAGGGTTTTATTGACCATACTTTAAGGGTTTGTTTATACACCGATCACCAAATATTTGACCGGTACCATAAGTACAAACTTAAACATGAGTTTACCAATAAAGATGCTATTTCCATGCAGGAGTTGGTAAACCTTCAACCTGGCGATTATGTGGTTCATATCGATCATGGAATAGGTAAGTTTGGAGGTTTAGTAAAGACCGAAGTAAATGGAAAGATTCAAGAAGCCATTAGGCTGATATACAAGGATAATGATACATTACTGGTCAATATTCACAATCTTCATAAAATTTCAAAGTACAGGGGGAAAGATGCAGAGCCACCAAAAGTTTATAAGCTAGGAACTGGAGCGTGGCAAAAACTTAAGCAACGAACCAAGGCTAAGATTAAGGATATAGCTAAGGATTTGATTGCGCTATATGCTAAGCGAAAGGCTCAAAAGGGATTTGCTTTTTCGGCCGACACCTATTTGCAGCAAGAACTTGAAGCCTCCTTTATTTATGAAGATACTCCCGATCAGCTAAAAGCTACTCAGGCTGTGAAACAGGATATGGAAGATGAACGTCCTATGGATCGGCTTGTTTGTGGTGATGTGGGGTTTGGAAAGACCGAAGTGGCCATTAGAGCTGCGTTTAAGGCAGTTACCGATAGTAAACAAGTGGCAGTTTTGGTCCCAACTACTATTCTTGCATTGCAACATTACAGGACCTTTTCTTCGAGGTTAAAGGATTTTCCGTGTGCAGTTGAGTTTATAAGTAGAATGAAAACAGCCTCACAGCAAAGGCAGATTAGGGAAAAACTTAGAGAGGGGAAAATTGACATTCTCATTGGAACTCACTCAATACTCAAGGAGGCCTCTAATTTTAAAGATTTAGGCCTACTGATTATCGACGAAGAGCAAAAATTTGGCGTAGCGGCAAAAGAAAAAATCCGGCAGTTTAAGTTAAATGTTGATACGCTTACTCTTACTGCTACTCCCATTCCGCGTACGCTACAGTTTTCGTTATTGGGTGCTAGGGACCTATCAATAATTAACACTCCACCACCTAATAGGTATCCCATTCAAACGGAACTACATGTTTTTAACACCTCAATCATAAAGGAAGCGATTGAATATGAGGTTTCACGTGGTGGCCAAGTGTTTTTTGTTCATAACAGGGTGCAAAATATTCAAGAAGTGCAGAACATGCTACATAAGATTGTTCCAAAGATAAGAACAACTGTAGCACATGGACAGATGGAACCCGCGAAGCTTGAGAAAATAATGGTTGACTTTATTAACGGCGATTATGATGTTTTAATCTCAACAGCGATAATTGAAGCAGGACTGGATATCCCGAACGCAAACACAATTATTATTAATAACGCCCACATGTTTGGGCTGAGCGATTTGCATCAGCTAAGAGGTAGGGTTGGCCGTTCGAATAAAAAAGCTTTTTGCTACCTGCTTTCGCAGCCACTAGAAACTTTAACGCCAGAAGCACGAAGGAGGCTGAAAGCCATTGAGGAATTCTCGGAGCTTGGTAGTGGATTTAGTATTGCCATGCAGGATTTAGACATAAGGGGTGCGGGAAATCTACTTGGAGCAGAGCAAAGTGGTTTTATCTCTGAAATAGGTTATGAAACCTATCAGCGAATTCTTGATGAGGCTATTGAAGAACTTAAAGTAACCGAATTTAAAGAACTCTTCGCATCAAACGAGAAATCGACAAAATCCGATAAATGGGTTGGCAGTAACATAGAATGCCAGGTTGAAACCGATTTGGAAGTGTTAATTCCTGATTCCTATGTTTCAAATACTGCGGAACGAATTAGGCTATACCGCGAACTCGATAACATGAAAGATGAAACGGAGCTTGAACGTTTTAAAGGTGAGCTTATCGATAGGTTTGGTCAAATTCCAAAACCACTTAATGAGTTGATGAGTGTTGTGAAACTAAGATGGGTAGCAGTAAGGCTGGGCATTGAAAGGTTAATTCTAAAAAACGGGAAAGTTCATGCATATTTTATTTCAAACCAGCTATCACCTTTTTATCGTTCTGCTATTTTTGAAAGAATAATTCAATATATTTTAAAAAACTCATCGAGTTTTACAATGAAAGAGGGAAACGAAAAGTTAGTTCTTACTATCAAGGATATTAGTGAGGTTAATGATGCCATTCAGGTTTTTCAAAAGATGTACGAAAACGTAGTTGATTAA